A window of Armatimonadota bacterium contains these coding sequences:
- a CDS encoding carbohydrate-binding family 9-like protein has product MAKLLLLAYVAICQTVIKVQPTIVDPSQWSYYEVHRTKAPITIDGVLTEEEWGHAPETSPFKEVFQPGDLQEARTTAKLLWDDKYLYVAFICWDDDIWSNYTKFDDPVYAEEAAEIFIDPEGCGRHYWEIDISPRNVVVDLNITRAGFQAKAATLARYNVKGLKTGVKVYGTLDNRNDKDEKWTAEMAIPWLDFKGRKVNVPPKIGDSWRANMFRCERAGPAKEDDQFLSWSLSPGVFHQPKNFGVLVFCK; this is encoded by the coding sequence TTGGCTAAGCTTCTTCTTCTGGCTTATGTTGCTATTTGTCAGACAGTAATCAAAGTCCAACCGACCATTGTTGACCCATCCCAGTGGTCGTATTATGAAGTCCACAGGACAAAGGCTCCAATAACAATTGACGGTGTCCTTACCGAGGAAGAATGGGGCCATGCGCCCGAAACTTCGCCCTTTAAAGAAGTATTTCAGCCTGGAGACCTTCAAGAGGCTCGAACTACAGCAAAGCTTCTATGGGATGACAAATATCTTTATGTAGCCTTCATCTGCTGGGACGATGATATTTGGAGCAATTATACCAAGTTCGATGACCCCGTTTATGCTGAAGAAGCAGCTGAGATTTTCATAGATCCCGAAGGTTGTGGGCGGCACTACTGGGAGATAGACATCAGCCCGCGCAATGTGGTCGTTGACTTAAACATTACGCGCGCTGGTTTTCAAGCTAAAGCTGCTACACTTGCACGCTATAATGTCAAAGGGTTGAAGACTGGCGTAAAGGTTTACGGAACGCTCGACAATCGAAACGACAAGGATGAGAAGTGGACTGCCGAAATGGCCATCCCTTGGTTGGATTTTAAAGGCAGGAAAGTTAATGTCCCTCCAAAAATAGGCGATTCGTGGAGAGCCAATATGTTTCGTTGTGAGCGTGCCGGGCCAGCTAAGGAAGACGATCAATTCCTTTCGTGGTCCCTTTCACCAGGCGTGTTTCATCAGCCGAAAAACTTTGGCGTGCTTGTATTTTGCAAGTAG
- the leuS gene encoding leucine--tRNA ligase has translation MAEKYDFQSIEKKWQERWSKAQLFKTRDDPEKPKYYYLDMFPYPSGELHMGHMRNYIIGDVISRCKVMQGYNVLHPMGFDSFGLPAENAAIERGIHPAKWTMDCIARMREQFGQLGISFDWDREVITCLPEYYKWNQWFFLKFLEKGLAYKKLAPVNWCPECQTVLANEEVEGGVCWRCGSTAVRKDLEQWFFKITEYADRLLQDIDLLEEWPERVRTMQRNWIGRSEGVVIKFKVAETGDDVPVYTTRQDTVYGVTYLVLAPEHPLVAKLTAGTEYEKPVKDFVAKVRTLSEIERLSTTLEKIGMFIGANAINPMNGEKVPIWIANYVLLEYGTGAVMGVPAHDERDFEFAKKYGLEIREVIVPPGQAPQDPHHMVAAYIEPGIQINSGPFDGMPSEEAKKAIADYMEEHNIGHRQISYRLRDWLISRQRYWGTPIPIVYCEKCGMVTVPEDKLPVVLPTDVKFTGKGESPLTTSATFLYTDCPKCGGKARRETDTMATWIDSSWYFLRYASPHEEKMPFDKDAVDFWLPVDQYVGGVEHAVLHLLYSRFFTKVIKDLGLINFSEPFTRLFTQGMIYKDGFKMSKSRGNVVSPDYICSKYGADTGRMFILFIGPPDQDAEWSDQGIEGVFRYLNRVWRLFNANSANFDSSWREKLKGADLSVPERNMRRKTHQTIRKVTEDIERFHFNTSVSALMEMVNEMADYLDAIGSNPSAVSFAVLSEAMENLVLLLSPFTPHLADELWERLGKSGTTYQQSWPEFDPEIAKVEQVTIVLQINGKVRDRIEVPVDTDRAELERLALESERIKSFLDNKPVRKVIVVPGKLVNIVV, from the coding sequence ATGGCAGAGAAATACGATTTTCAGTCAATCGAGAAAAAGTGGCAAGAACGATGGTCTAAAGCCCAACTATTTAAAACTCGGGACGACCCTGAAAAGCCAAAGTATTACTACCTCGATATGTTCCCATATCCTTCTGGCGAGTTGCACATGGGCCACATGCGCAACTATATCATAGGCGATGTTATTTCTCGTTGCAAAGTAATGCAAGGATATAATGTCCTCCACCCGATGGGTTTTGATTCCTTTGGGCTGCCTGCTGAGAACGCTGCTATTGAACGCGGCATCCATCCAGCTAAATGGACGATGGATTGCATTGCTAGGATGCGCGAGCAATTTGGCCAACTTGGGATTTCCTTCGATTGGGACCGCGAGGTCATAACATGCCTTCCAGAATACTATAAGTGGAACCAATGGTTCTTTCTAAAGTTTCTAGAAAAAGGCTTGGCATACAAGAAGCTTGCGCCAGTGAACTGGTGCCCCGAATGTCAGACTGTGTTGGCGAATGAGGAAGTCGAAGGCGGCGTATGTTGGCGTTGTGGCAGCACTGCTGTTCGAAAAGATTTGGAACAGTGGTTCTTCAAAATCACAGAATACGCTGATCGCTTACTGCAGGATATCGATTTGTTAGAAGAATGGCCTGAGCGTGTGCGGACAATGCAGCGTAATTGGATTGGCCGCAGCGAAGGGGTCGTCATTAAATTCAAAGTTGCAGAGACTGGCGACGATGTTCCTGTTTACACTACACGTCAGGATACTGTTTATGGCGTGACATATCTGGTTCTTGCCCCCGAGCACCCACTAGTAGCAAAACTCACTGCTGGCACGGAGTATGAAAAGCCTGTTAAAGATTTTGTGGCTAAAGTGCGAACGTTGAGTGAGATAGAGCGCCTATCAACTACACTGGAAAAGATTGGCATGTTTATTGGGGCTAACGCTATCAATCCAATGAATGGAGAGAAAGTTCCAATCTGGATTGCGAATTACGTTTTATTAGAATACGGAACAGGCGCGGTCATGGGGGTCCCAGCGCATGATGAACGTGATTTTGAGTTTGCAAAGAAGTATGGCTTGGAAATTCGAGAGGTTATTGTTCCTCCAGGTCAAGCGCCCCAGGATCCTCACCATATGGTGGCAGCTTATATCGAACCAGGTATTCAAATCAACTCGGGGCCATTCGATGGTATGCCAAGCGAAGAAGCCAAGAAGGCTATTGCAGATTATATGGAGGAACATAATATAGGCCATCGGCAAATAAGCTACCGCTTGCGCGACTGGCTTATTTCTCGCCAGCGTTATTGGGGCACGCCAATCCCAATTGTTTATTGCGAGAAATGTGGTATGGTGACTGTTCCCGAAGATAAGCTTCCCGTTGTCCTGCCAACGGATGTGAAGTTTACCGGTAAAGGTGAGTCACCACTTACAACATCAGCCACGTTTTTGTATACGGATTGTCCTAAATGTGGTGGAAAAGCAAGACGCGAAACTGATACCATGGCGACATGGATAGACTCGTCTTGGTATTTCCTAAGATACGCAAGTCCGCATGAAGAAAAAATGCCTTTTGACAAGGATGCAGTTGACTTTTGGCTGCCTGTTGACCAATATGTCGGTGGCGTTGAGCATGCAGTACTCCACTTACTTTACTCCAGGTTCTTTACAAAAGTAATTAAGGACCTTGGCTTGATTAATTTCTCTGAGCCATTTACACGCCTATTTACCCAGGGCATGATTTATAAAGATGGCTTTAAGATGAGCAAATCTCGTGGCAATGTGGTCTCCCCGGATTATATTTGTAGCAAGTATGGCGCGGATACAGGGCGCATGTTTATTTTATTTATCGGACCTCCCGACCAGGACGCTGAATGGAGCGATCAGGGCATCGAAGGGGTTTTTAGGTATCTAAATCGCGTCTGGCGCCTCTTTAACGCAAATTCCGCAAACTTCGATTCGTCTTGGAGGGAAAAGCTCAAAGGCGCAGACCTGAGCGTGCCTGAGCGGAATATGCGTCGAAAAACCCATCAAACAATTCGCAAGGTTACCGAAGATATTGAGCGTTTCCACTTCAATACTTCGGTGAGTGCTCTAATGGAAATGGTGAATGAGATGGCAGATTATTTGGATGCCATTGGCTCTAACCCGTCAGCTGTCAGCTTTGCTGTTTTGTCTGAAGCTATGGAAAACCTTGTGTTGCTTCTCAGTCCATTTACTCCTCACCTGGCAGATGAGCTTTGGGAGCGCCTGGGGAAATCAGGCACCACATACCAGCAGAGCTGGCCTGAGTTCGACCCTGAGATTGCGAAGGTTGAGCAAGTTACAATTGTGCTTCAAATAAACGGCAAAGTCCGAGATAGAATTGAGGTACCCGTGGACACCGACCGCGCAGAGCTTGAGCGGCTTGCCTTAGAAAGCGAAAGAATCAAGTCGTTCCTAGATAATAAACCTGTGCGAAAGGTTATTGTTGTTCCAGGGAAGTTGGTAAATATAGTAGTTTAA
- a CDS encoding response regulator, with amino-acid sequence MVQTLRILIADDESIIRLDLRKILEKMGHQVVAEAGDGEKAVELARLLKPDLAILDIKMPKMDGLDAAKIISEEKIAPTILLTAYSQQDLIERAKKAGVFGYLVKPFKEADLLPAIEVAISRYQEKEALEKNVGDLQEKLEIRKLIERAKGILMEKRGMKEQEAFRWIQTQSMNTRKTMKEIAEAIILTQDMG; translated from the coding sequence TTGGTGCAGACACTTCGTATACTCATTGCTGACGACGAATCAATCATTCGGCTAGATTTAAGAAAGATACTCGAAAAAATGGGCCACCAGGTTGTAGCAGAGGCAGGCGACGGCGAAAAAGCTGTGGAACTTGCTCGGTTGCTCAAACCTGATCTTGCCATTCTCGACATCAAGATGCCAAAGATGGATGGACTTGATGCGGCAAAGATAATCTCGGAGGAAAAGATTGCGCCTACCATACTCTTGACCGCATACAGCCAGCAGGACCTCATAGAAAGAGCCAAGAAAGCTGGGGTTTTTGGCTATCTAGTCAAGCCCTTCAAAGAAGCTGACCTTCTGCCTGCTATTGAGGTAGCAATCTCCCGCTATCAAGAAAAGGAGGCTCTTGAAAAAAATGTTGGCGACCTCCAAGAGAAACTAGAAATCCGCAAGCTAATCGAGCGTGCAAAGGGAATACTCATGGAGAAACGCGGCATGAAAGAACAAGAAGCTTTCCGCTGGATTCAAACACAAAGCATGAATACTCGAAAAACAATGAAGGAGATTGCAGAAGCGATCATCCTGACGCAAGATATGGGATAG
- a CDS encoding GAF domain-containing protein translates to MGSQFRLLPMLPMPKTPMNQLIEKYSKLEAENKHLREMLAERDIEIEALRRLGQAIGSTFDTQHLLDVVADIAVQVTKTDTCFIYLLDDESEELVLRAAKGADRELLGKIRMKVGEGVTGWVAQERKHVALDRDAFRDRRYKAFAGLKEDRFHSMLSVPLIAGEQLVGVINIRTNPPHKYTESQIRLMERIAEQVANAVQSSRLYRNMETQVSRLSTLSEVSRSMTSGMYLDEILGLIVNMTAETMNFKIVTVMLVDEEKQELVIRATQSTSREYIFKPNLKLGESLAGKAIQEGRPITVLDVKSTPEYRYPDIARKEGLCSMISVPLRVREKIIGVLNCYTDKPHVFTNGEIGILTALASHAALAIDNAKLVVKSAIIQEMHHRVKNNLQTIASLLRLQMHYAKSNSVETVLQESINRILSIASVHEVLSQEEMDNVNIKKVAENILAATSQSLLSSEKQVETSLSGPDILLPPAKATSVALILNELIQNAFKHGFKTLDKGNVAVKFSEDEREIEIAVINDGTPLPKGFDLRQNRNLGLQIVESLVRDDLHGRFSLKSNRRITATVVFPK, encoded by the coding sequence TTGGGTAGCCAATTTCGCTTGCTTCCCATGCTCCCAATGCCTAAAACTCCCATGAACCAACTTATAGAGAAATATAGCAAACTTGAGGCAGAGAACAAACATCTTCGAGAAATGCTGGCAGAGCGCGATATCGAAATCGAAGCTCTCAGGCGGCTTGGGCAGGCAATCGGCTCGACATTCGATACCCAGCATTTGCTTGATGTGGTTGCCGACATAGCTGTCCAAGTCACAAAGACCGATACTTGCTTCATCTACCTCCTTGATGACGAAAGCGAAGAGCTTGTTCTTAGAGCAGCCAAAGGTGCTGATAGAGAATTGCTCGGCAAGATAAGAATGAAGGTTGGCGAAGGAGTCACGGGTTGGGTAGCACAAGAACGAAAACACGTAGCGCTTGACAGAGACGCATTTAGGGATCGCCGTTACAAAGCCTTCGCCGGGCTAAAAGAAGACCGCTTTCATTCCATGCTGTCTGTTCCTCTAATAGCAGGCGAGCAACTTGTTGGCGTTATTAATATTCGCACGAATCCGCCCCACAAATACACTGAAAGCCAGATACGCTTGATGGAACGCATAGCTGAACAAGTAGCGAATGCCGTTCAAAGTTCGCGCCTCTACAGAAACATGGAGACTCAAGTGTCGCGCCTTTCAACCTTATCCGAAGTCAGCCGCTCAATGACTTCCGGCATGTATCTCGACGAAATACTTGGTCTTATTGTTAACATGACTGCCGAAACGATGAATTTTAAAATCGTGACCGTCATGCTTGTAGATGAGGAAAAGCAAGAGCTTGTAATCCGTGCCACACAGAGCACCAGCCGAGAATATATATTCAAGCCAAACCTCAAGCTTGGGGAGAGCCTAGCAGGCAAAGCAATTCAAGAAGGCAGGCCAATTACTGTTCTCGACGTCAAGAGCACTCCTGAATACCGATATCCTGATATTGCCCGAAAGGAAGGGCTCTGCTCAATGATTTCTGTTCCGCTGCGCGTCCGCGAAAAGATAATTGGGGTGCTCAATTGTTACACAGACAAACCACATGTCTTCACGAATGGCGAGATTGGAATTCTCACAGCGCTTGCTAGCCATGCGGCTCTTGCCATTGATAACGCAAAGCTTGTCGTCAAGTCAGCAATCATCCAGGAAATGCACCATAGGGTTAAAAACAACCTGCAGACAATAGCTAGCCTCCTACGTTTACAAATGCACTATGCAAAAAGTAATTCTGTCGAAACCGTGCTACAAGAAAGCATTAACCGTATCCTCAGCATAGCTTCCGTCCATGAAGTTCTTTCTCAAGAAGAAATGGATAACGTCAACATTAAGAAGGTTGCAGAAAATATCTTAGCTGCAACCTCCCAAAGTCTCCTATCGTCCGAAAAACAAGTTGAAACGTCATTAAGTGGTCCGGATATCCTACTTCCTCCGGCAAAAGCCACCTCAGTGGCTCTCATCTTAAACGAACTCATTCAAAATGCGTTCAAGCATGGATTTAAGACTCTTGATAAAGGGAACGTTGCCGTAAAGTTTTCAGAGGATGAACGTGAAATTGAGATTGCAGTAATAAATGACGGCACGCCGCTACCAAAAGGATTCGACCTCCGCCAGAACCGCAACTTGGGGCTTCAAATCGTAGAAAGCCTTGTCCGCGATGACCTCCATGGCCGCTTCTCACTAAAAAGCAACAGAAGGATTACGGCAACGGTTGTGTTTCCGAAATAA
- the folP gene encoding dihydropteroate synthase, protein MGGHNARVYTSRKQDDLEAEMTRIGAEWAGVIRMLPKAEHYVIKLDNVRTPAALILKEEMLAKGGDAAIHRDCITGRIEHSDVLLMGTGKVFDQVIHDLHEQQFSLPEIADEIALAIENYRNPISLMPSPGELPVCLQSFYSTMRERTLIMGILNVTPDSFSDGGLYVDKNAAIKRGLEMVNEGADVIDIGGESSRPGAEPVPVEEELARVVPVIQELSKRVSVPISIDTYKPEVARAALDAGASIINDITGFVNPLMRALAAERKVPVIIMHMKGNPQTMQDNPVYEDVVSEVMKFLRQRIEQVVEAGLPEEYVIIDPGIGFGKTVKHNLEIISKLRDFKSLGFPILIGTSRKSFIGKILGELPPTERLEGTAATVAISIANGANIVRVHDVEQMAKVARMTDAIVRFISETQPLP, encoded by the coding sequence ATGGGTGGGCACAACGCTAGGGTCTATACCTCTCGGAAGCAGGATGACCTGGAAGCCGAGATGACGAGAATCGGAGCGGAGTGGGCCGGCGTCATCAGAATGCTTCCGAAAGCAGAACACTATGTTATCAAGCTGGACAACGTGCGAACCCCAGCGGCGCTCATCCTTAAGGAAGAAATGCTGGCAAAGGGTGGAGACGCAGCCATCCATCGAGACTGCATCACCGGTCGTATTGAGCACTCAGACGTACTGCTCATGGGTACTGGGAAGGTTTTTGACCAGGTGATTCATGACCTCCACGAACAGCAGTTTTCATTGCCAGAAATCGCCGACGAAATAGCTTTGGCAATCGAAAATTACCGTAATCCAATTTCGCTTATGCCTTCTCCAGGTGAGCTCCCTGTTTGCCTCCAGTCGTTCTATTCTACTATGCGCGAGCGCACCCTAATCATGGGGATATTGAATGTTACGCCCGATTCCTTCTCAGATGGAGGATTGTATGTAGATAAAAACGCTGCCATTAAGCGCGGCTTGGAGATGGTAAATGAAGGTGCTGATGTGATTGACATCGGCGGCGAATCAAGCCGTCCTGGCGCCGAACCCGTGCCTGTTGAAGAAGAGCTTGCCAGGGTCGTTCCAGTAATTCAGGAGCTTTCGAAGCGTGTATCAGTTCCGATTTCAATTGACACTTATAAGCCAGAAGTCGCACGTGCAGCGCTGGATGCGGGCGCAAGCATTATCAACGACATCACAGGCTTTGTAAATCCGCTTATGAGGGCACTTGCCGCCGAGCGAAAAGTTCCTGTGATAATCATGCATATGAAGGGCAATCCACAAACCATGCAAGATAATCCTGTCTATGAAGATGTGGTATCTGAGGTCATGAAATTTCTCCGCCAGCGCATTGAGCAAGTGGTCGAGGCTGGCTTGCCAGAAGAATACGTAATTATTGATCCTGGTATTGGTTTTGGCAAAACTGTTAAACATAACCTGGAGATTATCAGTAAACTGCGTGATTTCAAGTCGCTCGGCTTCCCCATTTTGATAGGTACATCAAGAAAATCCTTCATAGGCAAAATTCTGGGCGAACTCCCACCAACCGAGCGCTTGGAAGGTACTGCCGCCACTGTGGCCATTAGTATTGCCAACGGAGCAAATATCGTTCGGGTGCATGATGTAGAACAAATGGCAAAGGTGGCGAGGATGACCGATGCTATTGTTCGGTTTATTTCGGAAACACAACCGTTGCCGTAA
- a CDS encoding tetratricopeptide repeat protein, whose amino-acid sequence MSAQQNRKKRLTSADYLKKADELEANGEFEKAIELLSKAIRTAKDKPLLYYRLAVLCRSQRRMDDAILAAKRALRIKPDDLRSRDLLLEILLELGRVDDAIKEAKELLKYSPHSLSARDVLSIAYLQKGMLEKALQVTNELISLDPMSPLNHFKKAVLYQQKGDIGNAVQEFTRVLEMQPDEDTAREARQAIEVLDNYQLRHILMLAAEDYIFRAKLIRDPEAAALERGFYLSYSGMATLKQIQFEELPEVWAEWKQKFYH is encoded by the coding sequence GTGTCAGCTCAACAGAATCGAAAGAAAAGATTGACGTCGGCTGATTATTTAAAGAAAGCGGACGAACTTGAGGCGAATGGGGAGTTTGAGAAGGCAATCGAGCTTCTGAGCAAAGCCATTCGTACGGCCAAAGACAAGCCGCTTTTATATTATCGGTTAGCTGTGCTTTGCAGAAGCCAGCGAAGGATGGATGACGCCATTCTGGCAGCTAAGCGTGCCCTGAGAATCAAGCCGGATGATCTTCGGAGCCGCGATCTGCTTCTGGAAATCCTGCTGGAGCTTGGGCGAGTTGATGATGCGATAAAAGAGGCAAAAGAACTCCTCAAGTACTCACCACATAGCCTAAGTGCACGAGACGTTCTCAGCATAGCTTATCTTCAAAAAGGAATGCTTGAAAAAGCACTGCAGGTTACAAATGAATTGATAAGTCTAGATCCTATGTCACCATTAAATCATTTTAAGAAGGCAGTGCTCTATCAGCAGAAGGGCGACATCGGCAATGCTGTTCAGGAGTTCACTAGGGTGTTGGAAATGCAGCCCGATGAGGATACAGCGCGCGAGGCTAGACAAGCAATCGAGGTTCTGGACAACTACCAGCTCCGCCATATACTCATGCTAGCGGCAGAGGATTACATATTCCGCGCAAAGCTAATTCGCGACCCTGAGGCGGCAGCCCTGGAAAGAGGATTCTATCTTAGCTACTCCGGAATGGCGACACTCAAACAAATTCAATTTGAAGAATTGCCGGAAGTCTGGGCTGAATGGAAGCAAAAGTTTTACCACTAA
- a CDS encoding Gfo/Idh/MocA family oxidoreductase produces the protein MKDKVGYGIIGCGVIAPWHAGAVSRIPDAELIAVCDIVPEKAEKIKNDFGAKYAYTDYKEMLKRDDIDIVSICTPSGMHADMGVDAALAGKHVMTEKPIDISLEKIDKLIQTCAEQKVKLACIFQRRTSPLWQLVKKTIDAGKLGKLVLGDAYLKYFRSQEYYDSAAWRGTWALDGGGALMNQGVHCVDLLRWIMGPIDTIFGFADHLVRKIEVEDTSVAAIRFKNGAFGVLEGTTSVTPGMNHRLEFHGEKGTILVDGENIVRWDVPGEDKQEVTKSLQDQVGNASSDPTAISQHGHQAQIADLIAAVKEDREPMVSGAEARHAVEVILAVYQSARTGQPVKL, from the coding sequence ATGAAAGACAAAGTTGGTTACGGTATTATTGGATGCGGCGTAATCGCACCTTGGCACGCCGGAGCAGTTAGCAGAATTCCCGATGCGGAATTAATTGCTGTATGCGACATCGTTCCAGAAAAGGCGGAGAAAATCAAAAACGATTTTGGCGCGAAGTACGCATATACTGATTACAAAGAGATGCTCAAGCGAGATGATATTGATATCGTCTCTATATGTACGCCCAGCGGTATGCATGCGGATATGGGAGTCGACGCCGCTCTTGCTGGAAAGCATGTGATGACTGAGAAGCCTATTGATATCAGCCTTGAAAAGATAGACAAGTTGATCCAAACCTGTGCCGAACAGAAAGTTAAGCTTGCGTGCATCTTCCAGCGGCGCACATCGCCGTTATGGCAGCTTGTCAAGAAAACAATTGATGCTGGCAAGTTGGGCAAGCTTGTGTTGGGCGATGCGTATCTTAAATATTTCCGAAGTCAGGAATATTACGATAGCGCGGCTTGGCGTGGAACCTGGGCGCTCGACGGCGGCGGAGCGCTCATGAACCAAGGCGTTCACTGTGTTGACCTTCTCCGCTGGATAATGGGGCCGATTGACACAATCTTCGGTTTTGCCGACCATCTTGTAAGGAAAATTGAAGTGGAGGATACTTCAGTCGCCGCAATTCGATTCAAAAATGGAGCTTTTGGCGTGCTGGAAGGAACGACTTCTGTGACGCCAGGTATGAATCACCGATTGGAGTTTCATGGCGAGAAGGGGACAATACTTGTAGACGGTGAAAATATCGTTCGCTGGGACGTGCCTGGCGAGGATAAGCAAGAGGTCACAAAAAGCCTTCAAGACCAGGTGGGCAATGCATCTTCCGACCCAACCGCTATTTCTCAGCACGGCCATCAGGCGCAAATTGCGGACTTAATTGCTGCTGTGAAAGAAGATAGGGAGCCGATGGTGAGCGGTGCTGAGGCAAGGCACGCAGTTGAAGTGATTCTCGCTGTTTACCAATCGGCACGGACTGGCCAGCCTGTCAAACTATAA
- the ftcD gene encoding glutamate formimidoyltransferase: MIHALQDSQRLCYSSRSAVSAIIQCVPNFSEGRNQSVIQAIVDAVRTVKSVTLADYSSDPDHNRLVVTFLGGPEGVREAVLAATTRAVELIDMQKHTGGHPRIGAADVIPLVPIRGITMAECVSISHEIGQEIAETLGVPVYFYEKSAIKAHHTNLADVRRGGYERLAEVGLEGERAPDVGPKRLHPSAGAVVVGARGPLVAYNVNLQSDDMEIAADIARKVRNDNAHLPGVKAISVWLESRSKAQVSMNVTRPDLVALPRIFDFIVEEARKYDVEADESELIGLVSQKYLDGAYPTDLRLRDFKPTQILEYWLSRM, encoded by the coding sequence ATGATTCATGCTCTCCAGGATAGCCAGCGTTTATGCTATTCCTCAAGGTCAGCTGTGAGTGCAATCATTCAATGTGTGCCTAACTTCAGTGAAGGCAGAAATCAGTCCGTCATCCAGGCAATTGTGGATGCTGTGAGGACTGTTAAGTCGGTTACGCTAGCTGATTATTCTTCAGACCCTGATCACAATCGTCTGGTTGTTACTTTTCTTGGTGGGCCAGAGGGTGTTCGAGAAGCAGTATTAGCGGCGACGACCCGAGCAGTCGAGCTTATTGACATGCAAAAACATACTGGCGGCCACCCAAGAATTGGCGCCGCAGACGTTATCCCCCTTGTCCCCATTAGGGGCATTACAATGGCTGAGTGTGTCTCAATTTCCCATGAAATAGGGCAGGAAATCGCTGAGACCCTGGGCGTTCCAGTTTATTTTTATGAAAAGTCAGCCATAAAGGCTCACCATACTAACCTTGCTGATGTGCGCCGTGGAGGTTACGAGCGCCTTGCGGAAGTTGGCTTAGAAGGTGAACGTGCTCCCGATGTCGGTCCAAAGCGACTTCACCCGTCCGCAGGCGCGGTAGTGGTTGGCGCACGTGGTCCCCTTGTCGCATATAATGTCAATCTCCAAAGTGATGACATGGAGATTGCTGCAGATATCGCGCGCAAGGTGCGAAATGATAACGCACACTTGCCAGGCGTCAAGGCAATTAGCGTTTGGCTTGAGAGTCGCTCAAAAGCACAGGTCTCGATGAATGTAACGCGCCCTGATCTTGTGGCTCTTCCTCGAATTTTCGACTTTATCGTAGAGGAAGCGCGAAAGTATGACGTTGAGGCAGATGAAAGCGAATTAATAGGCCTCGTTTCCCAAAAATACCTCGATGGTGCTTATCCTACAGATCTTCGTCTCCGCGACTTCAAACCCACCCAAATCCTCGAATACTGGCTTAGCCGCATGTAG